A genomic region of Noviherbaspirillum sp. L7-7A contains the following coding sequences:
- a CDS encoding DUF3034 family protein, with the protein MSFLHHLRTTLPAILALGLCAGASHAADLPSPDLGKLLSTGGVSQVEGAGGGGLTPWALITGYGTRDSYGANVHATAIRTQDYGLDSHGVAVGLADRVELSLARQTFRGTDGALDGLRIGQDIAGVKVRLAGDAVYEQDSWLPQIAVGAMAKRNTGVSGLAGVDNVKQLGAASDHGVDVYLSATRILLDTSLLINGTLRATRANQMGLLGFGGERGNHYQPMLEGSVAYLFGRTLVGGIEYRMKPRNLAVDREKDYYDVFLAWFPSKHLSLTAAWVALGDITVLNPTRQKGVYLSLQAGF; encoded by the coding sequence ATGTCTTTTCTTCACCATCTGCGAACCACCTTGCCCGCCATTCTGGCGCTGGGCCTTTGTGCCGGCGCCAGCCACGCCGCCGATCTTCCATCGCCTGACCTGGGCAAGCTGCTGTCTACTGGCGGCGTGAGCCAGGTCGAAGGCGCCGGCGGCGGCGGACTGACGCCCTGGGCGCTGATCACGGGCTACGGCACCCGCGACAGCTACGGCGCCAATGTGCATGCAACCGCAATCCGGACGCAGGACTATGGCCTGGACAGCCACGGCGTAGCGGTCGGCCTGGCGGACCGGGTGGAGTTGTCGCTGGCGCGCCAGACTTTCCGCGGCACCGACGGCGCGCTCGACGGCCTGCGCATCGGGCAGGATATCGCCGGCGTGAAGGTCAGGCTGGCCGGTGACGCGGTCTACGAACAGGACAGCTGGCTGCCGCAGATCGCCGTTGGCGCCATGGCCAAGCGCAATACCGGCGTGTCGGGCCTAGCCGGGGTCGACAATGTGAAGCAGCTGGGCGCGGCCAGCGACCATGGCGTGGACGTCTACCTGTCAGCCACCCGCATCCTGCTGGACACGAGCCTGCTGATCAACGGCACGCTGCGCGCCACCCGCGCCAACCAGATGGGCCTGCTGGGTTTTGGCGGCGAGCGCGGCAACCATTACCAGCCCATGCTGGAAGGCTCGGTCGCCTACCTGTTCGGCCGCACGCTGGTGGGCGGCATCGAATACCGGATGAAGCCGCGCAACCTGGCGGTGGACAGGGAAAAGGATTACTACGATGTCTTCTTGGCCTGGTTTCCGTCCAAGCACCTGTCGCTGACTGCCGCCTGGGTGGCGCTGGGCGACATCACCGTCCTCAACCCGACCCGGCAGAAGGGCGTCTACCTGTCGCTGCAGGCCGGTTTCTGA
- a CDS encoding group 1 truncated hemoglobin: MQSFRTLIAVLLTVGSLHAFAAEDALYQDLGGAAGIRRIVADLLPAVQADARISASFDGVDLEHLAEKLEEQFCDVAGGPCRYSGKDMQAIHEDLKLNHAHFNALVEDLQAAMERNRVPSRVQNRLLARLAPMHRDVVTK, translated from the coding sequence ATGCAATCCTTCCGCACCCTGATCGCTGTCCTGCTCACCGTGGGCAGCCTGCATGCCTTCGCCGCCGAGGATGCCCTGTACCAGGACCTGGGCGGCGCCGCCGGCATCCGCCGCATCGTGGCCGACCTGCTGCCGGCGGTGCAGGCCGACGCCCGCATCAGTGCTTCCTTCGACGGCGTCGACCTGGAGCACCTGGCGGAAAAGCTGGAAGAACAGTTCTGCGATGTCGCCGGCGGTCCGTGCAGGTACAGCGGCAAGGACATGCAGGCCATCCATGAAGACCTGAAGCTGAACCATGCGCATTTCAATGCGCTGGTGGAGGATCTGCAGGCGGCCATGGAGCGGAACCGGGTGCCGTCGCGGGTGCAGAACCGGTTGCTGGCGCGGTTGGCGCCGATGCACAGGGATGTGGTGACGAAGTAA